The following proteins are co-located in the Acinetobacter shaoyimingii genome:
- a CDS encoding DMT family transporter → MPSKASIVMTYALLVFIWATTPLAIVWSVSDLYPLWALLFRFFIALPIILILLLTFRAKLPFDRLSIHSYIAGACSFIVAQIFVYLATPYLSSGIIALMFGLAPIIAGLIGHFAFSIHLHRLQWLGMLIAVSGLSIICLGGSNQNVHPTGIVLMLISVSIYCASIFWIKKVNAPLQPISQATGSILISCIFSLLMLPFIWQHAPDHLPHFKSLSGLLYSSIMASVFAMLCYFKLVKNVQATTMSLTTVLTPMIALFFGAFLNNEKLTVMIFMGALVLVFGLVVYFYRDLKAHDKFNKRISAKKQ, encoded by the coding sequence ATGCCATCAAAAGCCAGTATTGTGATGACTTATGCCTTATTGGTTTTTATTTGGGCAACGACACCATTGGCCATTGTGTGGAGTGTGAGTGATCTTTATCCACTTTGGGCATTGTTATTTCGCTTCTTTATTGCCTTACCCATTATTTTGATCTTGCTGCTTACCTTTCGTGCAAAACTTCCTTTCGATCGCTTATCTATCCATAGTTATATTGCTGGTGCTTGTAGTTTTATTGTGGCGCAAATTTTTGTTTATTTAGCGACCCCATATTTAAGTTCAGGCATTATCGCCTTAATGTTTGGTTTGGCTCCAATTATTGCAGGACTCATCGGACACTTTGCTTTCTCAATACATTTACACCGCTTACAGTGGTTAGGAATGTTGATTGCAGTTTCTGGTTTAAGCATTATTTGTTTGGGTGGAAGTAATCAAAATGTGCATCCAACTGGCATTGTTTTGATGCTTATCAGTGTTAGCATTTATTGTGCTTCCATTTTCTGGATTAAAAAGGTCAATGCCCCGTTACAACCCATTTCACAGGCAACTGGTTCTATTTTAATTTCTTGCATTTTTTCGTTATTGATGTTGCCTTTTATTTGGCAACATGCACCTGATCATTTACCACATTTCAAATCGCTTTCAGGACTATTGTATTCATCCATCATGGCATCTGTATTTGCCATGTTATGTTATTTTAAATTGGTCAAAAATGTACAAGCAACCACAATGTCACTCACAACAGTACTTACACCCATGATTGCTTTATTTTTTGGCGCATTTTTAAATAACGAAAAATTAACAGTGATGATCTTTATGGGAGCATTGGTGTTGGTATTCGGCTTGGTGGTTTATTTTTATCGTGATCTGAAAGCGCATGATAAATTTAACAAAAGAATTTCTGCAAAAAAGCAGTAA
- a CDS encoding lipoprotein-releasing ABC transporter permease subunit yields MFKPISLYIGLRYTRARRSNHFISFIALVSMIGLTLGVAVLITVLSVMNGFDRELKNRVLGMIPQATVSSTQILTDWPNLAKKIEQHEHVTGVAPFTQLQGMLTAQGQVAGIMVTGVDPKYERNVSIIQDHMVAGSIDALKKGEFGIVLGKQMTDALGLDINDNITLVLPEATPSPAGVVPRFKRFKIVGIFSIGAEVDSMMGYIALNDAATLLRLPDGAQGIRMKLDDIFRAPEVADDVVKALPGNFYASNWTYTHGNLFSAIQMEKAMVSLLLFLIVLVAAFNIVSSLVMVVTDKKSDIAILRTLGASPATITRIFMVQGTVIGVIGTLAGAVLGIIFATNISSAIGWLNTTFGLNLFDAYFINYLPSYLRWQDVVVIVGLSLLLSFLATIYPAFRAAKIQPAEALRYE; encoded by the coding sequence ATGTTTAAACCGATCTCGCTGTATATAGGGTTGAGATATACTCGCGCACGGCGGAGTAATCACTTTATTTCTTTTATTGCTTTGGTATCCATGATCGGTTTGACTCTAGGAGTCGCTGTTCTTATTACAGTCTTATCTGTGATGAATGGATTTGACCGCGAATTGAAAAACCGTGTCTTGGGTATGATTCCACAAGCCACTGTTTCTTCAACACAAATCTTAACAGACTGGCCGAATCTTGCCAAGAAAATTGAGCAACACGAACATGTCACTGGTGTAGCGCCTTTTACCCAGCTACAAGGCATGCTGACTGCTCAAGGACAAGTGGCAGGTATTATGGTCACTGGAGTCGACCCAAAATATGAACGTAATGTTTCGATCATCCAAGATCATATGGTTGCTGGTAGTATCGACGCCTTGAAAAAAGGCGAGTTTGGTATTGTTCTAGGCAAACAAATGACCGATGCATTGGGCTTGGATATTAACGACAATATTACGTTGGTTTTACCTGAAGCAACGCCTTCTCCAGCTGGTGTCGTGCCTCGCTTTAAGCGTTTCAAAATTGTCGGTATTTTCAGTATTGGTGCTGAAGTCGACTCAATGATGGGATATATCGCCCTCAATGATGCGGCGACATTATTGCGTTTACCTGATGGTGCGCAAGGGATTCGCATGAAGTTGGATGACATTTTCCGTGCACCAGAAGTTGCAGATGATGTCGTAAAAGCCTTACCAGGTAATTTCTATGCATCAAACTGGACTTATACCCATGGTAATCTGTTCAGTGCCATTCAAATGGAAAAAGCAATGGTCAGCCTATTGTTATTCCTCATTGTACTGGTTGCTGCATTTAATATCGTGTCATCGCTTGTGATGGTTGTGACCGATAAAAAATCGGATATTGCGATTTTAAGAACCTTGGGTGCTTCTCCTGCCACCATTACTCGAATTTTTATGGTTCAAGGTACGGTGATTGGAGTGATTGGTACACTTGCAGGTGCAGTATTGGGGATTATTTTTGCGACCAATATTAGTAGTGCAATTGGCTGGTTAAATACCACATTTGGTTTGAACCTGTTCGATGCCTATTTCATTAACTACTTACCTTCTTACTTAAGATGGCAAGATGTTGTTGTGATTGTCGGTCTCTCTTTATTACTGAGTTTCTTAGCCACGATTTACCCAGCATTCCGTGCTGCTAAAATTCAACCAGCGGAGGCACTTCGTTATGAATAA
- a CDS encoding PilZ domain-containing protein: protein MEAMQHQNEENERRVMSRIDAALRINYQIISDEVALNDPYDANFVLPRYFLLLAELDQFDHALLYELEQLNQKDQQIARILSLFNQKLNLITGSLYDSIVQTMLPIPQNVNISESGFGFYTNQAIAKDSYIHVTISHPENFFHIAAIAMVAYSKLEDNDMYKIGAYFVTLHPQDKVKIASCINSIRNNQSD from the coding sequence ATGGAAGCTATGCAGCACCAAAACGAAGAAAATGAAAGACGCGTCATGTCTCGTATTGATGCCGCCTTAAGAATCAATTATCAGATTATCTCTGATGAAGTCGCACTGAATGATCCGTACGATGCTAATTTTGTATTACCGCGTTATTTTCTCTTACTTGCAGAATTAGATCAATTTGATCACGCGCTTTTATACGAATTAGAACAATTAAATCAAAAAGATCAACAGATTGCTCGAATATTATCTTTATTTAACCAAAAATTAAACCTCATTACGGGCTCACTTTACGACTCAATTGTACAAACCATGTTACCAATCCCTCAAAATGTGAACATTTCTGAGAGTGGTTTTGGATTTTATACCAACCAAGCTATTGCTAAAGATTCATATATTCATGTCACGATTAGTCATCCTGAGAACTTTTTTCATATCGCAGCCATTGCGATGGTGGCCTATTCTAAACTCGAAGACAATGACATGTATAAAATTGGAGCATACTTCGTAACTTTGCACCCACAAGATAAAGTCAAAATTGCCAGCTGTATCAATTCAATAAGAAACAATCAATCGGATTGA